A part of Rhipicephalus microplus isolate Deutch F79 chromosome 8, USDA_Rmic, whole genome shotgun sequence genomic DNA contains:
- the LOC119164199 gene encoding retinol dehydrogenase 7 isoform X2, with translation MTKTSSFTTTKGACTIRKAPLPSETEAVMRTRWILIFLLVVPLWQAWKCWPFLTLCATYFGSTCLVLLASFWLAQLIWCNVFMKLVEGHGKAVLVTGCDTGFGNLLAKRLAREKFFVYAGCLNACGEGARELSTSSNIRVLQMDVTKEDEMEEALATVKKTLESRGVPSHGLLEWESMQSIRKVFEVNVFGVVKVSKIFLPLLRRSKGRIIVVGSVLGRGTVPAGVSYCMSKHAVISLADGLRRECLGKGVDVCTVEPTAYRTQIVADVGSLKMIQDDLNRLPREVLDDYSEREILDWMKTAEALFKWMAREDPNEVVEQMVRAVRESEPRPYYAAWGPFDPAFYFVLREAPAEFVDTLSLAVRKISGWSKQL, from the exons atgacaaaaacatcgagcttcacgactacaaagggtgcatgtacaatcaggaaagcaccactaccgag TGAAACAGAGGCTGTAATGAGGACAAGGTGGATCCTGATCTTCCTGCTCGTCGTGCCTCTATGGCAAGCCTGGAAGTGTTGGCCCTTTCTGACGCTGTGTGCCACCTATTTCGGCTCGACGTGCCTCGTGTTGCTAGCGAGTTTCTGGCTGGCGCAATTGATCTGGTGCAACGTCTTCATGAAGCTAGTTGAAGGCCATGGCAAGGCTgtccttgtaacag GATGCGACACAGGCTTCGGAAACTTGCTGGCCAAGCGACTGGCCAGAGAAAAGTTCTTCGTGTATGCCGGCTGTCTGAACGCCTGTGGAGAAGGTGCTAGAGAACTGTCTACAAGTTCGAACATTCGGGTCCTACAAATGGATGTAACGAAAGAAGACGAAATGGAGGAAGCACTCGCCACAGTGAAGAAGACTCTTGAGTCTAGAG GCGTGCCCAGTCACGGACTGCTCGAATGGGAGAGCATGCAATCGATCCGAAAGGTCTTCGAAGTCAACGTGTTTGGCGTGGTCAAAGTGTCGAAGATCTTCCTACCACTGCTAAGGAGGTCCAAAGGCCGCATCATTGTCGTCGGCAGCGTTTTGG GTCGAGGTACGGTTCCAGCTGGTGTGTCGTACTGTATGAGCAAGCACGCTGTCATCTCACTGGCAGATGGACTGCGTCGGGAATGTCTTGGCAAAGGAGTTGACGTCTGCACCGTTGAACCAACTGCTTACAG GACACAGATAGTGGCCGACGTGGGATCCTTGAAGATGATCCAGGATGACCTCAACCGACTACCCCGCGAGGTGTTGGACGACTACAGTGAACGTGAGATCCTGGACTGGATGAAGACTGCAGAGGCCCTGTTCAAGTGGATGGCACGCGAGGATCCCAACGAAGTAGTCGAGCAAATGGTGCGAGCCGTCAGGGAATCCGAGCCAAGGCCGTACTACGCTGCCTGGGGTCCGTTCGATCCCGCTTTCTACTTCGTGCTTCGGGAAGCGCCCGCTGAGTTTGTGGACACCCTGAGTTTGGCTGTGCGCAAGATTAGCGGATGGAGTAAACAGCTTTAG
- the LOC119164199 gene encoding retinol dehydrogenase 16 isoform X1, with amino-acid sequence MTKTSSFTTTKGACTIRKAPLPSETEAVMRTRWILIFLLVVPLWQAWKCWPFLTLCATYFGSTCLVLLASFWLAQLIWCNVFMKLVEGHGKAVLVTGCDTGFGNLLAKRLAREKFFVYAGCLNACGEGARELSTSSNIRVLQMDVTKEDEMEEALATVKKTLESRVLWAVVANAGVPSHGLLEWESMQSIRKVFEVNVFGVVKVSKIFLPLLRRSKGRIIVVGSVLGRGTVPAGVSYCMSKHAVISLADGLRRECLGKGVDVCTVEPTAYRTQIVADVGSLKMIQDDLNRLPREVLDDYSEREILDWMKTAEALFKWMAREDPNEVVEQMVRAVRESEPRPYYAAWGPFDPAFYFVLREAPAEFVDTLSLAVRKISGWSKQL; translated from the exons atgacaaaaacatcgagcttcacgactacaaagggtgcatgtacaatcaggaaagcaccactaccgag TGAAACAGAGGCTGTAATGAGGACAAGGTGGATCCTGATCTTCCTGCTCGTCGTGCCTCTATGGCAAGCCTGGAAGTGTTGGCCCTTTCTGACGCTGTGTGCCACCTATTTCGGCTCGACGTGCCTCGTGTTGCTAGCGAGTTTCTGGCTGGCGCAATTGATCTGGTGCAACGTCTTCATGAAGCTAGTTGAAGGCCATGGCAAGGCTgtccttgtaacag GATGCGACACAGGCTTCGGAAACTTGCTGGCCAAGCGACTGGCCAGAGAAAAGTTCTTCGTGTATGCCGGCTGTCTGAACGCCTGTGGAGAAGGTGCTAGAGAACTGTCTACAAGTTCGAACATTCGGGTCCTACAAATGGATGTAACGAAAGAAGACGAAATGGAGGAAGCACTCGCCACAGTGAAGAAGACTCTTGAGTCTAGAG TCCTTTGGGCTGTTGTTGCCAACGCAGGCGTGCCCAGTCACGGACTGCTCGAATGGGAGAGCATGCAATCGATCCGAAAGGTCTTCGAAGTCAACGTGTTTGGCGTGGTCAAAGTGTCGAAGATCTTCCTACCACTGCTAAGGAGGTCCAAAGGCCGCATCATTGTCGTCGGCAGCGTTTTGG GTCGAGGTACGGTTCCAGCTGGTGTGTCGTACTGTATGAGCAAGCACGCTGTCATCTCACTGGCAGATGGACTGCGTCGGGAATGTCTTGGCAAAGGAGTTGACGTCTGCACCGTTGAACCAACTGCTTACAG GACACAGATAGTGGCCGACGTGGGATCCTTGAAGATGATCCAGGATGACCTCAACCGACTACCCCGCGAGGTGTTGGACGACTACAGTGAACGTGAGATCCTGGACTGGATGAAGACTGCAGAGGCCCTGTTCAAGTGGATGGCACGCGAGGATCCCAACGAAGTAGTCGAGCAAATGGTGCGAGCCGTCAGGGAATCCGAGCCAAGGCCGTACTACGCTGCCTGGGGTCCGTTCGATCCCGCTTTCTACTTCGTGCTTCGGGAAGCGCCCGCTGAGTTTGTGGACACCCTGAGTTTGGCTGTGCGCAAGATTAGCGGATGGAGTAAACAGCTTTAG
- the LOC119164199 gene encoding retinol dehydrogenase 16 isoform X3: protein MRTRWILIFLLVVPLWQAWKCWPFLTLCATYFGSTCLVLLASFWLAQLIWCNVFMKLVEGHGKAVLVTGCDTGFGNLLAKRLAREKFFVYAGCLNACGEGARELSTSSNIRVLQMDVTKEDEMEEALATVKKTLESRVLWAVVANAGVPSHGLLEWESMQSIRKVFEVNVFGVVKVSKIFLPLLRRSKGRIIVVGSVLGRGTVPAGVSYCMSKHAVISLADGLRRECLGKGVDVCTVEPTAYRTQIVADVGSLKMIQDDLNRLPREVLDDYSEREILDWMKTAEALFKWMAREDPNEVVEQMVRAVRESEPRPYYAAWGPFDPAFYFVLREAPAEFVDTLSLAVRKISGWSKQL from the exons ATGAGGACAAGGTGGATCCTGATCTTCCTGCTCGTCGTGCCTCTATGGCAAGCCTGGAAGTGTTGGCCCTTTCTGACGCTGTGTGCCACCTATTTCGGCTCGACGTGCCTCGTGTTGCTAGCGAGTTTCTGGCTGGCGCAATTGATCTGGTGCAACGTCTTCATGAAGCTAGTTGAAGGCCATGGCAAGGCTgtccttgtaacag GATGCGACACAGGCTTCGGAAACTTGCTGGCCAAGCGACTGGCCAGAGAAAAGTTCTTCGTGTATGCCGGCTGTCTGAACGCCTGTGGAGAAGGTGCTAGAGAACTGTCTACAAGTTCGAACATTCGGGTCCTACAAATGGATGTAACGAAAGAAGACGAAATGGAGGAAGCACTCGCCACAGTGAAGAAGACTCTTGAGTCTAGAG TCCTTTGGGCTGTTGTTGCCAACGCAGGCGTGCCCAGTCACGGACTGCTCGAATGGGAGAGCATGCAATCGATCCGAAAGGTCTTCGAAGTCAACGTGTTTGGCGTGGTCAAAGTGTCGAAGATCTTCCTACCACTGCTAAGGAGGTCCAAAGGCCGCATCATTGTCGTCGGCAGCGTTTTGG GTCGAGGTACGGTTCCAGCTGGTGTGTCGTACTGTATGAGCAAGCACGCTGTCATCTCACTGGCAGATGGACTGCGTCGGGAATGTCTTGGCAAAGGAGTTGACGTCTGCACCGTTGAACCAACTGCTTACAG GACACAGATAGTGGCCGACGTGGGATCCTTGAAGATGATCCAGGATGACCTCAACCGACTACCCCGCGAGGTGTTGGACGACTACAGTGAACGTGAGATCCTGGACTGGATGAAGACTGCAGAGGCCCTGTTCAAGTGGATGGCACGCGAGGATCCCAACGAAGTAGTCGAGCAAATGGTGCGAGCCGTCAGGGAATCCGAGCCAAGGCCGTACTACGCTGCCTGGGGTCCGTTCGATCCCGCTTTCTACTTCGTGCTTCGGGAAGCGCCCGCTGAGTTTGTGGACACCCTGAGTTTGGCTGTGCGCAAGATTAGCGGATGGAGTAAACAGCTTTAG